The Cicer arietinum cultivar CDC Frontier isolate Library 1 chromosome 1, Cicar.CDCFrontier_v2.0, whole genome shotgun sequence genome contains the following window.
NNNNNNNNNNNNNNNNNNNNNNNNNNNNNNNNNNNNNNNNNNNNNNNNNNNNNNNNNNNNNNNNNNNNNNNNNNNNNNNNNNNNNNNNNNNNNNNNNNNNNNNNNNNNNNNNNNNNNNNNNNNNNNNNNNNNNNNNNNNNNNNNNNNNNNNNNNNNNNNNNNNNNNNNNNNNNNNNNNNNNNNNNNNNNNNNNNNNNNNNNNNNNNNNNNNNNNNNNNNNNNNNNNNNNNNNNNNNNNNNNNNNNNNNNNNNNNNNNNNNNNNNNNNNNNNNNNNNNNNNNNNNNNNNNNNNNNNNNNNNNNNNNNNNNNNNNNNNNNNNNNNNNNNNNNNNNNNNNNNNNNNNNNNNNNNNNNNNNNNNNNNNNNNNNNNNNNNNNNNNNNNNNNNNNNNNNNNNNNNNNNNNNNNNNNNNNNNNNNNNNNNNNNNNNNNNNNNNNNNNNNNNNNNNNNNNNNNNNNNNNNNNNNNNNNNNNNNNNNNNNNNNNNNNNNNNNNNNNNNNNNNNNNNNNNNNNNNNNNNNNNNNNNNNNNNNNNNNNNNNNNNNNNNNNNNNNNNNNNNNNNNNNNNNNNNNNNNNNNNNNNNNNNNNNNNNNNNNNNNNNNNNNNNNNNNNNNNNNNNNNNNNNNNNNNNNNNNNNNNNNNNNNNNNNNNNNNNNNNNNNNNNNNNNNNNNNNNNNNNNNNNNNNNNNNNNNNNNNNNNNNNNNNNNNNNNNNNNNNNNNNNNNNNNNNNNNNNNNNNNNNNNNNNNNNNNNNNNNNNNNNNNNNNNNNNNNNNNNNNNNNNNNNNNNNTGAATTGTGGGTGATTGGGAAATTGAATGCGCCTCATACATGCACAAATTATGCACTATCACAAGATCATACAAAGCTCGATTCTAACATGATATATGCAAGTATAATGCAAGTTATGAGATGGACTCTTCAATCAAAGTGAAGGTCATTATtgctcagattcagactttgtaTAACTACACAATTAGTTATAGAAAGGCTTGGTTGGGAAAAAAAATAAGGCAATCGAACAAATTCATGGCAATTGGGAagagtcttacaatcaactTCCACGATGGTTATTAGTTATGCAAACGTTTGCTCCAGGAACCATTATTAAAATGGAAACAATCCCAGCTTATAATGAACATGGTTTGATAAATGGGATAACAATCtttcatagactattttgggCTTAGGTTCCATGCATATCTGCGtttaaattttgcaaaccaATTGTACAAGTTTATGGAACTTGGTTATACGGCAAGTATAAAGGAACTCTATTGGTAGCAGTTGCACAGGATAGGAACGACAATATCATTCCCATTGCTTATGCACTTGtgttttataattagtgtaataatgCATTGTCTGCTGTTTCAATACAGGTTACTCAATCAATGAGTctacatatcgatactaccGCAGAGAAATTGGCATCGTAAACCCAGaagctttgaaatggttagacaatATACCGCGacaagattggattcaagcatTTGATGGAGGTAGTCGTTGGGGTCAGATGACCACCAACCTTGTGGAGTCGATGAACGCAGTATTAAAAGAACCACGCAACCTTCCCATCACtgctttggtccaatcaacatattataaaacaggTACACTATTTCCAACCATGGCAAAACAACACGCATCAATTTTAACTTCTGGTCAGATATACACAGAAAAATGCATGACTTTTATGAAATCGGAAATACGTAAATCAAATAGTCATAGAGTCGATAGTTTTGATCGAagcaaccatactttcatggtCCATGAGACAGTAGTTCCAAAAGAAGGGCGACCAATTGGTGATTTCAGTGTAAATCTTCCTAACAAGTGGTGCAATTGCGGaaaatatcaagctaaacatatgtCTTGTTCACATGTGATAGCAGCATGTTCTAGCATCAAATATGATTATTGGAGTCTTATATTCGATGTGTACAAGGTGGAAACAGTACTTAAAGTCTACAGTGAAGCGTTCCAACTGATACCAAACGAAGGATATTGGCCACAATATGAAggtgtgtcacaatccactaatgcgGAGAGTCAAGAAAGGTCGCCCAAAGACCAAGCGCATTAGAACAGAAATGGACACTAGTCCAAAGAAAGTGCGGATTATGTCAGGTATCTGGTTATACTAAGAAACATTGTCCAAACGCTGctggcacatctactcaaaattgatgtattttcttcttttaatttaatgtaattttattttaatgtattaatataattttcttattattaatattaaaattattatttttaatgtatttatgcatatatgttaatgtatttttattttattttattaatagaattttctttttattattattattaaaattgttattattattattattattattaaaagttatataatattattaaactaattatttttattatttataataatattttgtatcttttaatgttataattatttttaaaatatttaacaataataaatataatatatccaataactaaattcaacaaaaaaaaaaaatagaagctagtaggaggtcgcatccctaggatgcgaccatctagtgaggttgaaatttttttgctttaggaggtcgcatccctaGATTGCAATCAGCAACTGAGGCTAAAAAGTAGAACATtttggtattattttttaaaactggGGCAATctgatattaaaattaaaaaaaaaaatatttgtataaaaaaccCTGAATTATGCTGGCACaattttacataacttttaaaaaagtccggaattttttaatttaaaaacactAACAGTTGCATTATTTTGCTGACGTGGCACCAATATTGGATTAAATATCCTGACTATGcctttttatattaaatttaaaaataattcattattttcatttaatcatttaagtatttcctttttaatgattattattCTTAAATTTTCATCCACTGATTCTTCAAATCATTTTCAAAGAATCATATACCCAAAAACTCATCTTCAACCACAAACCCAAAAAAATTCATCTCAACAAACAACAATATTCATCCTTCTTTCAACCCAGAaacttttaaaccaaaattgaTCCTTCCCAACATTAAACCATGGAATAACAATTTTGTGCCCCAAAGATAGCTTCCTCATTTCAAATAACTCAAGTACCTCTCTCACCAAACTCATGAAAACAACAAACAAACCCAAATCTAAAAACCGTTTAATAAACTTAGATCTATGAGACAGATTGCatccaaaagaaagaaaaataacaacTCAAACAAATCTCGATCGTGAGGGTGGTTTGGAGgtgaatttttaattataaaaaattgcacGGTTAGCACTATTATACGGTCAGACACATCAGTAAAAATTGGCTaatgtcaatattttttaattaaaaaacttctttaaagatgttttttttaaattgtaagggtataaataaataaaaaattacataaactaGGACCAAAAGAATATTAAGacctatatttatattttgactccaaaatttttaaattgattaaaatgaCCCAACAAATTTTGATTACTCTatgcaaataaaataatttataaaggtttaattgcagtttttgtccctattttagctgaatcgcgaaagtaatcttccattttatttctcttcagTTTTAgtctccaaacagaattttagttcaaaatttgattaaatttcattttttttacatttatttaagtcacatcatgccttAAAATAttgtggtgcaacaattgtaactgaaatctatgatcataaatgctGTAGTGcggctttaaaaaataacatttaattaaattttagaccaaaattctgtttagggataaataaaatgggaagactactttcgtgatttagctaaaatatgaaaatcaaaactgcaattaaaacatttataaattaacaaaatttaattgaaagAATTTAATTCAAACACTCAGGAATTTTTGTAGAGGAAACAAAGATTGGCAattaagattaagggttaaatGAGGAGAGAGTAATTGTTTGTTGGTGGGGGagtaatataaaaaatctaatatGTACCGATCAAAATAAACTATGTGAAGTTTATTTATAACTCcgtcaaataaataatttatcgtatctttaaataaattaataaattaatatttattttgagattcaaattacatttaaaatacATAACCTTCTTTAAAGAAGAATAAAACTTTTTACGAGactatttaaactttattttataagaatatttttaaattgttaaacGTTAATATAGACTAAGTAtgtttaaatcaaatattacaCGAAATGtttgaaaatgaattatttaacaaataatgtatatatacgacaaaaaaaaattaaagaacaaATAATGCATATGTAAtcttgtcaaaataaaaaataaaaaaaacaaatcatttataacttaatataataataatagtaatttatttatatttaaaaaataaaccgatatgatatatttaaaatatcttttcaaTTACCAAATAACCTGATTTTTGTATATTTGTTGTTCccctttttttcttcctttaccAAAAAAGTAATAAACCAACTAATTGTATACtgaactttaattaattaatttgggATTTATTACATTAGATTGAGATAAATTCGGAGACAACATTTTGTCGGCAGATGatgtataaaatatatgttctAAAGGAACACATACAAgtacacaaataaaaaatacattaattaataataagaaaagaaaacaaacataAGAGGAAGAGGAGTACagagaaaaattataagaacTTAGTACAACCAAGTTTGTAGAAGAAAATCGAAAACTCCATAGTGAGAAAAGATTGGAATGACTTCTTAAGCAGTAGGTACCTTCTCTGACTTAAGTGGTTTCACAACCTCCCATGTGAAATCAGCATCATCTCTACCAAAATGTCCATAAGCAGCAGTCTTCAAAAACCTTTTATTTCCACCTCTTAAAAGATCAAGGTTAATAGAGATCATTCCAGgcctaaaatcaaaattctcCTTCACAATCTGAAGAATTTCCTTATCAGGTATCTTTCCAGTTCCATAAGAATCAACAAAGACAGACAAAGGCTCTGGAACACCAATAGCATAAGAAACTTGCACAAGACATCTCCTAGCAAGTGCACTAGCAACTATACTCTTTGCAGCTTGTCTCACAATGTAAGCACCACTCCTATCAACTTTTGTTGGATCTTTTCCTGAGAATGCACCACCACCATGTGCACCCCATCCTCCGTATGTATCGATGATGATCTTACGCCCGGTTAGACCTGCGTCACCGTGAGGACCACCGATGACGAATCGGCCTGAAGGGTTTAAGTGAAAAATGGTTTTCTCATCAAGATACTTCTCAGGGATCACAGGCTTGATCACATGTTCTTTCAAATCAGCTGCAATTTCATCATTGGTAACAGTTTCATCGTGCTGTGTTGAAATTAACACAGTGTGGACACGAATAGGAACCATGGCACCTTTGTCATTGTAATACTCAACAGTGACTTGGGTTTTACCATCAGGTCTTAACCAAGGGCATGTTCCATTCTTGCGAACCTCGGTGAGTTTCGCGCCCAATTTCGTCGCGAGGACATGACTTAAAGGCATGAACTCGGGTGTTTCATCGGTTGCATAGCCAAACATGTGACCTTGATCACCAGCACCAATTTCCTCAGGTCTTTTTGTGAGATGGCCATGAACACCTTGAGCAATATCAGGACTCTGTTGTTCAATGTTGACAAGGACTTTGCAATTGTCAGCATCAAGACCAACATCATCTGAAACAAAACCTATGTTTCTACATGTGTCACGGACAATCTTTTCATAGTCAACATTGGCTTTTGTTGTGATCTCACCAAAGACCATAACCATGTTGGTCTTTGTGCAAGTTTCACAAGCAACTTTGCTGTCTGGATCTTGCTCAAGGCAAGCATCAAGAACAGCATCAGAGATCTGGTCACATAGTTTGTCAGGGTGTCCTTCGTTCACTGATTCAGATGTGAATAGGAAAGTTTCTGTTGCCATCTTTGATTAATTATTACCTG
Protein-coding sequences here:
- the LOC101504210 gene encoding S-adenosylmethionine synthase-like, giving the protein MATETFLFTSESVNEGHPDKLCDQISDAVLDACLEQDPDSKVACETCTKTNMVMVFGEITTKANVDYEKIVRDTCRNIGFVSDDVGLDADNCKVLVNIEQQSPDIAQGVHGHLTKRPEEIGAGDQGHMFGYATDETPEFMPLSHVLATKLGAKLTEVRKNGTCPWLRPDGKTQVTVEYYNDKGAMVPIRVHTVLISTQHDETVTNDEIAADLKEHVIKPVIPEKYLDEKTIFHLNPSGRFVIGGPHGDAGLTGRKIIIDTYGGWGAHGGGAFSGKDPTKVDRSGAYIVRQAAKSIVASALARRCLVQVSYAIGVPEPLSVFVDSYGTGKIPDKEILQIVKENFDFRPGMISINLDLLRGGNKRFLKTAAYGHFGRDDADFTWEVVKPLKSEKVPTA